One region of Vallitalea okinawensis genomic DNA includes:
- a CDS encoding nucleoside recognition domain-containing protein: MTDYKGLLDLSSELTIEDLEVRDHIVKDIYAQAEKISSVVVRQKQYKKRIIEKIDDVITSTVWGYPIMIALLALVLWITIAGANVPSALLAEGFGWLEGQLTVAFTALNAPEWLHGILVLGMFRTAGWVISVMLPPMAIFFPLFTLLEDLGYLPRVAFNLDKLFKKSGAHGKQSLTMCMGFGCNAAGVISSRIIDSPRERLIAIITNNFVPCNGRFPTLIAIATIFVGGAVASAYSSIVATLFVTGLIIFGIFITLIVSKYLTKTMLKGVPSTFTLELPPFRRPQLGRVIYTSLIDRTIFVLGRAVVIAVPAGVITWLLANITIGDVSILNHAAGFLDPFAIMIGLDGLILMAFILGLPANEIVIPILIMSYMATGSMLELDSLAEMQQLFVNNGWTMLTALNVMLFSLLHFPCGTTLYTIKKETGSIKWTLVSFLLPTIIAIVVCFITTQFYNLFMLLF, translated from the coding sequence ATGACGGACTATAAGGGTCTGTTAGACCTTTCAAGTGAATTGACGATTGAAGACCTTGAGGTACGGGATCATATCGTTAAGGATATCTATGCACAAGCTGAAAAAATATCTTCTGTAGTTGTACGACAAAAGCAATATAAAAAAAGAATAATAGAAAAAATAGATGATGTCATAACATCAACGGTCTGGGGATACCCTATCATGATAGCATTACTAGCGCTTGTATTATGGATTACAATTGCTGGAGCTAATGTGCCATCAGCATTATTAGCTGAAGGATTCGGGTGGCTAGAGGGTCAATTAACAGTAGCTTTTACAGCGTTGAATGCACCTGAGTGGTTACATGGCATATTGGTATTAGGTATGTTCCGAACTGCAGGGTGGGTTATATCAGTTATGCTACCTCCAATGGCTATTTTCTTTCCTTTATTTACACTACTTGAAGATTTGGGTTACTTGCCTAGAGTGGCATTTAACTTAGATAAACTTTTTAAAAAATCAGGTGCACATGGTAAACAATCTCTTACTATGTGTATGGGGTTTGGTTGTAATGCAGCTGGAGTAATATCCAGTAGAATTATTGATTCACCTCGCGAAAGATTAATAGCTATCATAACAAATAACTTTGTTCCTTGTAATGGCCGATTTCCAACGTTAATAGCGATTGCAACAATTTTTGTAGGCGGTGCAGTGGCTTCAGCCTATAGTTCGATTGTAGCTACTTTATTTGTGACAGGATTGATCATTTTTGGGATTTTTATAACATTAATTGTCTCAAAATATTTAACGAAGACAATGCTTAAGGGCGTCCCATCTACGTTTACTTTGGAACTACCGCCCTTTAGAAGACCGCAACTGGGTAGGGTTATCTATACATCATTAATTGATAGGACCATTTTTGTGTTAGGTAGGGCTGTAGTAATAGCAGTCCCAGCTGGAGTGATTACATGGTTGTTAGCGAATATTACAATTGGCGATGTAAGTATACTTAATCATGCAGCTGGATTTTTAGATCCATTTGCAATCATGATTGGTTTAGATGGACTTATATTGATGGCTTTTATATTGGGGCTACCAGCTAATGAAATTGTCATTCCAATATTGATCATGAGTTATATGGCGACAGGATCTATGCTGGAATTAGATAGTCTTGCAGAAATGCAACAACTCTTTGTAAATAATGGATGGACCATGTTAACCGCTCTCAATGTCATGCTATTTTCTTTATTGCATTTTCCTTGTGGTACGACACTCTATACCATTAAGAAGGAAACTGGTAGTATAAAATGGACTTTGGTGTCCTTTCTATTGCCAACAATTATAGCAATTGTAGTATGTTTTATAACAACACAATTTTATAATTTGTTCATGCTACTTTTCTAA
- a CDS encoding FeoB small GTPase domain-containing protein, with the protein MSCNGCKGCDNHKRFHSFNVKLHTKEEIVIALAGNPNVGKSTVFNQLTGLKQHTGNWPGKTVQNARGSFRYKDRKFVLMDLPGTYSLLANSVEEQVARDFICFGKPKATVVVVDATCLERNLNLVLQVMEITDRVVVCLNLMDEAKKKHIDIDIPALEKELGVPIVPTSARSGDGLELLLQKVYDVALGIEKSTPLKVHYSEDVERVVNKLVPYIDRLLQGRLDSKWVALRLIDGDQTILDSIYQYIYCDESRGECGYDGL; encoded by the coding sequence ATGTCTTGTAACGGATGTAAAGGTTGTGACAATCATAAAAGGTTCCATAGTTTTAATGTTAAATTACATACCAAGGAAGAAATAGTAATTGCCCTTGCAGGTAATCCTAATGTGGGGAAAAGTACTGTGTTCAATCAATTAACTGGGCTTAAGCAACATACTGGCAATTGGCCTGGTAAAACTGTTCAAAATGCTAGAGGAAGTTTTCGTTATAAAGATCGTAAGTTTGTACTCATGGATTTGCCTGGTACTTACTCCTTATTAGCCAATTCGGTGGAAGAACAGGTAGCTAGAGATTTTATATGTTTTGGAAAGCCAAAAGCTACTGTTGTAGTAGTAGATGCAACATGTCTAGAGAGAAATTTAAACTTGGTACTACAAGTTATGGAAATTACAGATCGTGTAGTTGTCTGTTTAAATCTAATGGATGAAGCAAAGAAAAAGCATATTGATATCGATATTCCTGCATTGGAAAAAGAATTAGGTGTACCTATTGTGCCCACATCTGCTAGGAGCGGCGATGGTTTAGAGCTCCTTTTACAAAAGGTCTATGATGTAGCACTAGGTATCGAGAAATCAACACCATTAAAGGTTCATTATTCTGAAGATGTTGAAAGAGTTGTTAACAAGTTGGTTCCTTATATTGATCGCTTATTGCAAGGGAGGCTAGATTCAAAATGGGTAGCCTTACGATTAATAGATGGTGATCAGACAATATTGGATTCTATCTATCAATATATATACTGCGATGAAAGTAGAGGGGAGTGTGGTTATGACGGACTATAA
- a CDS encoding HPr family phosphocarrier protein → MKTDKAVLVNEEGLHARPANVFTQIAKNFSSDITVLKNSDETKKYNPKSILSIMSMAAMKGDELTIVAEGEDEDQAVVGLIDCVKRGFTK, encoded by the coding sequence ATGAAAACAGATAAGGCGGTTCTAGTAAATGAAGAAGGGTTGCATGCTCGACCAGCGAATGTTTTTACTCAAATTGCTAAGAATTTTTCATCAGATATAACTGTTCTAAAAAATAGTGATGAAACGAAAAAATATAACCCGAAAAGCATTTTATCCATTATGTCAATGGCTGCTATGAAAGGCGATGAATTGACAATAGTTGCAGAAGGAGAAGATGAAGATCAAGCTGTAGTCGGTTTAATTGATTGTGTAAAAAGGGGTTTTACTAAATAA
- a CDS encoding MFS transporter translates to MQEIFNFKKTRNRFFISFLSRGFIINLTTLSSVFMTSYVLFLGLEEWQIGVLASIMGLTGILQIFAPNIFNHFQSRKKAIFLFKVIQYISIYLLIIVPKLLTGEFQYYSMVLILFAFYSFHAINEIGFLEWNNKFVPLENKSEYFSTRNLLNNLIGMTSPFILGKVLDYFGGEYNTYLIIFLIYLIFVMVDMINIYFLEDMPLSVEHKSKMPIMEQIKIVFRDKNYMTFIKFNLIWTFALFFGNAYYSYYAVKYQGLNLGFIGTIGSITAFIKMLTARKCGRKVDQYGWKKILIYAGIGFGLTNLLWFFVGISPMIIYPIIIFLKGLFMITANIAKFQANLMLGKEEYRIIYLSVNGCIMGVANFISSNVVSKIISVKDNKLIDQLASVLHVDYYLIIFMLSGLLHIIAILYFNRRLKNLAI, encoded by the coding sequence ATGCAGGAGATTTTTAACTTTAAGAAAACTCGAAATCGATTTTTTATAAGTTTTTTAAGTAGAGGTTTTATCATTAATTTAACCACTTTAAGTTCAGTTTTTATGACCAGTTATGTTTTGTTTCTAGGTCTGGAAGAGTGGCAAATTGGTGTCTTAGCATCGATTATGGGGTTAACAGGGATTTTACAAATTTTTGCCCCTAATATCTTTAACCATTTTCAAAGCAGAAAGAAAGCAATCTTTTTATTTAAAGTCATACAATATATAAGCATTTATCTATTAATTATTGTACCTAAGTTGCTAACAGGCGAATTTCAATACTATAGTATGGTGTTGATTCTATTTGCTTTTTATTCTTTTCATGCTATCAATGAAATAGGCTTTCTTGAATGGAATAATAAATTTGTCCCATTAGAGAATAAGAGTGAATATTTTTCAACTCGTAATCTGTTAAATAACTTAATTGGTATGACATCTCCATTTATTCTTGGAAAAGTATTGGATTATTTTGGTGGTGAGTATAATACTTATTTAATTATATTCTTGATTTATCTTATATTTGTAATGGTTGATATGATTAATATTTACTTTCTAGAAGATATGCCGCTATCAGTAGAGCATAAAAGTAAGATGCCTATAATGGAGCAGATAAAAATCGTCTTTCGAGATAAAAACTATATGACCTTTATTAAATTCAATTTGATTTGGACTTTCGCACTTTTTTTTGGAAATGCATATTATTCCTACTATGCTGTTAAGTATCAAGGGTTGAATTTAGGTTTTATCGGTACAATAGGTAGTATTACAGCGTTTATAAAAATGTTAACGGCAAGAAAGTGCGGACGTAAGGTTGACCAGTATGGATGGAAAAAAATATTAATTTATGCTGGTATAGGGTTTGGGTTAACAAATTTGCTATGGTTTTTTGTTGGAATTAGTCCAATGATTATCTACCCAATCATTATATTTCTTAAGGGATTGTTTATGATTACCGCCAATATAGCTAAATTTCAGGCTAACTTGATGCTTGGTAAAGAAGAATATCGAATCATCTATTTATCTGTTAACGGTTGTATTATGGGCGTGGCTAATTTCATTAGTAGTAATGTAGTCAGTAAAATTATAAGTGTAAAAGATAATAAATTAATTGACCAACTTGCCAGTGTTCTTCATGTAGATTATTATTTGATTATTTTTATGTTATCTGGATTATTACATATTATTGCTATTCTCTATTTTAATAGAAGGTTGAAAAATTTAGCTATATAA
- a CDS encoding helix-turn-helix domain-containing protein — translation MEKSPAPALSKGLHIIDLVAKEETLSFGQLQKLTGYNVSSLNRYIKVLLESGYLSRTKDQKYMIGMKSVILSKSNTLWRSLVNRSKKVLEYISEKYEVTVLVIGYGENSYTALNKIAHKDNLTMMEIGHTEKDILTHAPWGIPYLAYNDESTKSNILAQLEEEKRVEINEMLNEIEDQGYLTYKSNSHSEILRIAVPLVDRSGQLIGVLGMGTFYSKFHKDTFDTLIRDMLNGVEEIVG, via the coding sequence ATGGAAAAAAGTCCAGCTCCAGCGCTTTCAAAGGGGCTTCATATTATAGATCTAGTTGCAAAAGAAGAAACACTGAGTTTTGGTCAACTTCAAAAATTAACAGGTTATAATGTGAGTAGTTTAAATCGATATATAAAGGTACTATTGGAATCAGGATATCTTTCCAGAACCAAAGACCAAAAATACATGATTGGTATGAAATCAGTTATCTTATCCAAATCCAATACACTATGGAGGAGTCTTGTTAATCGCTCAAAGAAAGTACTTGAATATATTAGTGAGAAATATGAGGTAACAGTCCTAGTTATTGGGTACGGCGAAAACAGTTATACAGCACTTAATAAAATAGCCCATAAGGATAATTTAACTATGATGGAAATAGGGCATACTGAAAAAGACATATTGACACATGCACCTTGGGGTATCCCCTATTTAGCTTACAATGATGAAAGTACAAAAAGTAATATTCTTGCCCAATTAGAAGAAGAGAAAAGAGTAGAAATAAATGAGATGCTTAATGAAATAGAAGATCAAGGCTATCTAACCTATAAGAGCAATTCTCATTCAGAAATCTTAAGGATTGCAGTTCCCTTAGTGGACCGTAGTGGACAACTTATTGGTGTACTAGGTATGGGAACTTTCTATAGTAAATTTCATAAGGACACCTTTGATACTTTAATTAGAGATATGCTTAATGGTGTTGAAGAAATAGTTGGATAA
- the pfkB gene encoding 1-phosphofructokinase → MIYTVTLNPALDKTIIVNNFEINNVNRVQKIREDAGGKGINVSKMISNLGGKNIAIGALAGSIGNVIRQQLAELDIQCDFLEIDGNTRTNIKVVDLLGDTYTDINEQGTNISTEELKLIEEKLFKQINEGDILVLAGSVPESVDSDIYAKWIRKAKQKGIRTILDGDGELLEKAIEEGPYLIKPNIHEFERLFKTEFYSEEEVIKQAEKLFQYGVEIIVISRGEKGAILLTIDKNIVVDAIKGDVKSTAGAGDSMVGALAYATDKNYSLEDAIALAVASSTATVQNEGTMMGSIDEINEYRKQVTYRYI, encoded by the coding sequence ATGATCTATACAGTAACGTTGAATCCAGCTCTAGATAAAACGATTATAGTCAATAACTTTGAAATAAATAATGTTAATCGTGTCCAAAAAATAAGAGAAGACGCTGGTGGAAAAGGTATTAATGTTTCAAAAATGATTAGTAATTTAGGAGGTAAGAATATAGCTATAGGGGCTCTTGCAGGGAGTATAGGTAACGTTATAAGACAGCAATTAGCAGAATTAGATATACAATGCGACTTCCTTGAGATAGATGGGAATACTCGGACGAATATAAAAGTCGTAGACTTACTCGGAGACACCTATACAGATATTAACGAGCAAGGTACAAATATTTCTACTGAAGAACTAAAGCTAATTGAAGAAAAACTTTTCAAACAAATTAATGAGGGCGATATTCTTGTATTAGCAGGAAGTGTGCCTGAAAGTGTGGATTCTGATATATATGCAAAGTGGATAAGAAAGGCTAAACAGAAGGGTATAAGAACTATATTAGATGGAGATGGCGAGTTATTAGAAAAGGCAATAGAAGAAGGACCATATCTGATCAAACCCAATATTCACGAATTTGAAAGACTATTTAAAACGGAGTTTTATAGTGAGGAAGAGGTCATTAAGCAAGCAGAAAAATTATTTCAATACGGTGTAGAAATTATTGTGATTTCAAGAGGAGAAAAAGGTGCCATTCTATTAACAATAGACAAAAATATCGTTGTTGATGCTATAAAAGGAGATGTTAAAAGTACGGCAGGTGCAGGTGATTCTATGGTTGGGGCATTAGCTTATGCCACAGATAAAAATTACTCTTTAGAAGATGCCATTGCATTGGCTGTGGCTTCAAGTACAGCAACGGTTCAGAATGAAGGGACTATGATGGGAAGTATAGATGAGATTAATGAATATAGAAAACAAGTTACTTATAGATATATATGA
- a CDS encoding FAD-dependent oxidoreductase — MSKKVLIVGGVAGGASTAARLRRMDEKVEIILFERGKYISYANCGLPYYIGGAIEERSNLLLQTPEGMGEKFNMEVRVENEVLSVDKDNKKVKVKNLKTGEEYDESYDVLVLSPGSSPLKPPIPGIDLPNVFSLWTVPDTDKIKSYVDQKQPKRAVVVGGGFIGIEMAENLHDRGLHVSIVEMADQIMNNLDYDMAQLVHAHVASKGVNLHLGNGVKQFEQKGDVTIVHLQNGEQIETDMVILSIGVKPNGQLASDAGLDVNQRGGIIVNEYLQTSDENIYALGDAIEVVDFINHRKAMIPLAGPANKQGRIVANNICGRQEKYKGTQGSAIAKVFDLAVASTGNSEKVLGKIDKNYGKNYRVTYVHPNSHAGYYPGGVPMTIKLIFDMEGKVLGSQIVGYDGVDKRIDVIAASIRFGGTVYDLEELELAYAPPFSSAKDPVNMAGFTAENILSGVVEPMLVRELEEANRDDIVVLDVREPIERDMGFIDGSINIPLNDLRKQLNQLPKDKTIVVYCAVGIRAYIGARILMQNGYKAKNLLGGYRYYSVVTKDYNTSDITPPRQGIKEEKTEKVEVKSMNTIKLNACGLQCPGPIMQVYNKINDMNEGEVLEVTATDPGFPVDVKTWCEKTNNTFIRSEKCKDHFVVYLKKGPDCCKEIEGMTCDVNGKDGSSMVVFSGDLDKAIASFIIANGAAAMGKPVTMFFTFWGLNVLRKDEKVKVSKSIIEKMFGKMMPRGSKKLGISRMNMAGMGSIMIKKVMKDKNVDSLEDLIALAKKNGVRIVACTMSMDVMGLKKEELMDGIEYAGVASYLGAADDANVNLFI; from the coding sequence ATGAGTAAAAAGGTCTTAATCGTTGGTGGTGTAGCAGGTGGAGCAAGTACAGCTGCTAGATTACGTAGAATGGATGAAAAAGTAGAGATTATTCTTTTTGAGCGCGGTAAATATATTTCATATGCTAACTGTGGTTTACCTTATTATATTGGAGGTGCCATTGAAGAAAGAAGCAACTTATTGCTACAAACACCTGAGGGCATGGGTGAAAAATTCAATATGGAAGTCCGTGTTGAAAACGAGGTTCTTAGCGTTGATAAGGATAATAAAAAAGTTAAGGTGAAAAATCTTAAGACAGGCGAAGAATATGATGAAAGCTATGATGTTTTAGTCTTATCACCAGGTTCTTCACCACTTAAACCGCCTATTCCAGGTATTGATTTACCTAATGTTTTTAGTTTATGGACGGTTCCAGATACAGATAAAATTAAATCTTACGTTGACCAAAAGCAGCCTAAGAGAGCAGTTGTTGTAGGTGGCGGATTTATCGGTATTGAAATGGCTGAGAATTTACATGATAGAGGTTTACATGTTTCTATAGTAGAGATGGCAGACCAAATTATGAATAACTTAGATTATGATATGGCTCAACTCGTTCATGCTCATGTAGCTTCTAAAGGTGTTAATTTACACTTAGGCAATGGTGTGAAACAATTTGAGCAAAAAGGTGATGTTACTATTGTTCACCTCCAAAATGGCGAACAAATCGAAACAGATATGGTAATCTTATCAATTGGTGTAAAACCTAATGGTCAATTAGCTAGTGATGCTGGCTTAGACGTTAATCAACGTGGAGGTATCATCGTCAATGAATACCTACAAACTTCAGATGAAAATATATATGCTTTAGGAGATGCGATAGAAGTTGTTGACTTTATTAATCACCGAAAAGCTATGATTCCTTTAGCTGGACCTGCTAATAAGCAAGGGCGTATTGTTGCTAATAATATATGTGGACGTCAAGAGAAGTATAAAGGAACTCAAGGTTCAGCCATTGCTAAAGTATTTGATTTAGCAGTAGCTTCAACAGGTAACAGTGAGAAAGTACTAGGGAAAATCGATAAGAATTATGGTAAGAATTATCGAGTGACTTATGTACACCCTAATTCACATGCTGGGTATTATCCAGGTGGAGTACCAATGACAATCAAATTAATTTTTGATATGGAAGGTAAAGTTCTAGGATCACAAATAGTAGGGTATGATGGTGTTGATAAACGTATTGATGTAATCGCTGCTTCTATCCGTTTTGGTGGAACAGTTTATGATCTAGAAGAATTAGAATTAGCTTATGCGCCACCTTTCTCATCAGCAAAGGATCCAGTCAACATGGCAGGTTTTACAGCTGAAAATATCTTAAGTGGTGTTGTAGAGCCTATGCTAGTAAGGGAACTAGAAGAAGCTAATAGAGATGACATTGTTGTATTAGATGTAAGAGAACCAATTGAAAGAGATATGGGCTTCATTGATGGTTCAATCAATATACCACTCAATGACTTACGTAAACAACTTAACCAGCTTCCAAAAGATAAAACAATCGTTGTATATTGTGCAGTTGGTATTCGTGCCTATATTGGTGCTAGAATTTTAATGCAAAACGGCTATAAAGCTAAAAATTTATTAGGTGGTTATCGCTATTACAGTGTTGTGACAAAGGATTATAATACATCTGATATCACACCTCCCAGGCAAGGCATAAAAGAAGAGAAGACAGAAAAAGTGGAAGTGAAAAGTATGAATACTATCAAACTCAATGCTTGTGGACTTCAATGTCCGGGACCTATTATGCAAGTGTATAACAAGATTAATGATATGAATGAAGGTGAAGTATTAGAAGTTACAGCTACTGATCCTGGTTTTCCAGTTGACGTAAAAACATGGTGTGAAAAAACAAATAATACTTTTATTCGTTCAGAGAAATGTAAAGATCACTTTGTTGTTTATCTTAAAAAAGGACCTGACTGTTGCAAAGAAATTGAAGGTATGACTTGTGATGTTAACGGTAAAGATGGAAGCTCAATGGTAGTTTTCAGTGGTGATTTAGATAAAGCCATTGCAAGTTTCATTATTGCAAATGGAGCAGCAGCTATGGGTAAGCCAGTAACCATGTTCTTTACATTCTGGGGATTAAATGTTCTTAGAAAAGATGAAAAGGTGAAAGTAAGCAAATCTATCATCGAGAAGATGTTTGGAAAAATGATGCCTAGAGGAAGTAAGAAACTTGGTATTTCACGCATGAACATGGCAGGTATGGGGTCAATAATGATCAAAAAAGTTATGAAAGATAAGAATGTTGACTCTCTTGAAGATCTTATCGCTTTAGCTAAGAAAAATGGTGTACGTATCGTAGCATGTACAATGTCAATGGATGTAATGGGACTTAAAAAAGAAGAATTGATGGATGGCATTGAATATGCAGGCGTAGCTTCCTATCTTGGGGCAGCAGACGATGCCAATGTTAATCTATTTATCTAA
- a CDS encoding FeoA family protein: MSEAMHLVKLSDVPIGKLVKVRFLKNNGLNRRRMMDLGIIPEATVLVSRRSPLGDPKAYIVRGAEIALRKEEASQIIVERL, encoded by the coding sequence TTGAGTGAAGCAATGCATCTTGTGAAATTAAGCGATGTACCCATTGGGAAACTTGTTAAAGTTAGGTTCTTAAAGAATAATGGACTGAATAGAAGAAGGATGATGGATTTAGGTATTATTCCTGAAGCTACAGTACTGGTGTCACGGAGAAGTCCATTAGGAGACCCAAAAGCATATATCGTTCGAGGAGCTGAAATAGCTTTGAGAAAAGAAGAGGCGAGTCAAATCATAGTTGAGAGACTTTAG
- a CDS encoding metal-dependent transcriptional regulator, whose product MLTPSLEDYLEEIYNFSLEDEKIRIRDIADKLSVSPPSVVKGLKKLEIEGYIIYEKYKGIKLTEKGRLEGKRLVNRNNILREFILMINPDCDQMIEAEACEHYLSPSTIQSFECLCGFFNKSPKILEAYQEFKKGQKNR is encoded by the coding sequence ATGCTTACACCAAGCCTTGAGGATTATTTAGAAGAGATCTATAACTTTTCCTTAGAAGATGAAAAAATTAGAATACGAGATATTGCTGATAAGTTAAGCGTCTCTCCTCCATCAGTTGTAAAAGGTTTAAAGAAGTTAGAAATTGAAGGCTATATTATTTATGAAAAATATAAGGGTATAAAACTAACGGAAAAAGGTCGACTAGAAGGTAAAAGGCTTGTTAATCGCAACAATATCCTAAGAGAGTTTATATTAATGATTAACCCGGATTGTGACCAAATGATTGAGGCGGAAGCTTGTGAACATTACTTAAGCCCATCAACAATCCAATCCTTTGAATGTCTATGTGGCTTTTTTAATAAAAGTCCAAAAATTCTAGAAGCTTATCAAGAGTTCAAGAAAGGACAAAAAAATAGATAA
- a CDS encoding zinc-binding dehydrogenase has product MKTKAVRLYGTNNLKLEEFELPEIKEDEILAHVISNSICMSTYKAVVQGAKHKRVPKNIATHPTIMGHEFAGIIVKVGDKWKNAFQEGQKFAIQPALNYKGSPYAPGYSYEFFGGNATYMIIPNEVMELGYLLDYQGEAFYEASLAEPMSCVIGGFHANYHTVTGKYIHNMGIVEGGKMALLAGVGPMGLGAIDYALHCDRRPSLLVVTDIDEERIKRAQSLFTVEEAAKCGVKLIYVNTKNVKNVTAYLNELSGGTGYDDVFVYAPVRSVIEGADKILGRDGCLNFFAGPTDTQFSAEVNFYNIHYTPTHIMGSTGGNDDDMRESLEMSAEGLINPAVMITHIGGMDSVIDTVKNLPSIPGGKKLIYTNINMELTAISDFSEKGKGDPVFAQLAKIIDKHNGLWSAEAEKYLLNHITH; this is encoded by the coding sequence ATGAAAACGAAAGCTGTAAGATTATATGGTACCAATAACTTGAAATTAGAGGAATTTGAGTTACCCGAAATAAAAGAAGATGAAATTTTAGCACATGTTATTTCTAATAGTATCTGCATGTCAACTTATAAAGCTGTTGTTCAAGGAGCAAAGCATAAAAGAGTGCCAAAGAATATTGCTACTCATCCAACAATAATGGGGCATGAGTTCGCAGGGATAATAGTAAAAGTAGGGGATAAATGGAAAAATGCATTCCAAGAAGGACAAAAATTTGCCATTCAACCTGCTTTAAATTATAAAGGAAGCCCTTATGCACCAGGATATTCTTATGAATTTTTTGGTGGCAACGCTACATACATGATTATTCCAAATGAAGTAATGGAGTTAGGTTACTTACTGGATTATCAAGGTGAAGCTTTCTATGAAGCATCATTAGCAGAGCCTATGTCATGTGTAATAGGTGGTTTCCATGCTAATTATCATACCGTTACAGGCAAATATATACACAATATGGGGATTGTAGAGGGTGGTAAAATGGCATTGTTAGCTGGAGTTGGACCCATGGGGCTAGGAGCTATAGATTATGCCTTACACTGTGACAGAAGACCATCACTTTTGGTGGTTACTGATATTGATGAAGAGAGAATTAAACGAGCTCAATCTTTATTCACAGTTGAAGAAGCTGCTAAATGTGGTGTTAAGTTAATCTATGTCAATACAAAGAATGTAAAGAATGTAACAGCATACTTAAATGAACTAAGTGGAGGAACTGGTTATGATGATGTATTTGTCTATGCCCCTGTTCGTTCAGTCATTGAAGGTGCAGATAAAATATTGGGGAGAGATGGTTGCTTAAATTTTTTTGCTGGTCCTACAGATACTCAATTCTCTGCTGAAGTGAACTTTTATAATATCCACTATACACCTACCCATATCATGGGTTCCACTGGTGGTAATGATGATGATATGAGAGAATCATTAGAAATGTCAGCAGAAGGATTAATTAATCCAGCAGTAATGATTACTCACATAGGTGGTATGGATAGTGTTATTGACACAGTTAAAAACCTACCCAGCATTCCAGGTGGGAAGAAATTAATATATACCAATATAAATATGGAGTTGACTGCAATTTCTGATTTTTCTGAGAAAGGAAAGGGCGATCCGGTTTTTGCACAGTTGGCTAAAATTATCGATAAACACAATGGTCTATGGTCAGCAGAAGCAGAAAAATATTTATTAAATCATATAACACATTGA